Proteins found in one Canis aureus isolate CA01 chromosome 19, VMU_Caureus_v.1.0, whole genome shotgun sequence genomic segment:
- the NBEAL2 gene encoding neurobeachin-like protein 2 isoform X1 produces MAASERLYELWLLYYAQKDLGYLQQWLKAFVGAFEKSISLSSLEPRRPDEAGAEVPLLPPDALHVLAEQLDEGDLEQALVLLKLFIILCRNPENVEAGWGQVLVPRVLALLRKLSTELKGAPGSQEGQGPQLESVALHALLLCEGLFDPYQTWRRQHSGEVISSREKSKYKFPPAALPSEFGAFFQESLQDADGLPPMLLLRLVHLFGAVLAGGKENGQMAVSAGSVQGLLGVVRGWDHGPAQDPRLVPLALEALVGAVHVLHASRTPPRGPELRTLLEGYFRILNADWPAGPSPGPEEALVTLRVSMLDAIPRMLVCEDRPVLQATFLSNNCFEHLTRLIQNSKLYLQARAPPEGDSDLATRLLTEPDVQKVLDQDTDAIAVHVVRVLTCIMSGSPSAKEVFKERIGFPHLHEVLQSHGPPTHRLLQELLNMAVEGDHSVCPPPPILNEQPVLMLMQWLPALPTAELRLFLAQRLRWLCDSCPASRATCVQAGLVGHLLETLGAGAALGAHCQEQLLALLQALGRVSLRPLELRCLLRAPAGLDSGPAGAEAGNARHAGAVIRALSGMARHQGGARALHYFDLTPGMAGIMVPPVQRWPGPGFTFHAWLCLHPVAAAPGPAPSRPPQRKQLYSFFTSSGSGFEAFFTAAGTLVVAVCTRKEYLTMSLPEVSFADSAWHCVAIVHVPGRRPFSQNLVHVYKDGQLVQTAPLRCPSLSEPFSSCCIGSAGHRTTTTTTGPPTPPVPAALAHAHPSFSRSQSVPATAGLGWGSGLVAPLQEGTISSTLAGTQDTRWGSPTSLEGELGTIVIFHEALPPAALRALFTLGPNEVAPFKPESELHELSTKLLLHYSPQACRNNICLDLSPGHGLDGRLTGHRVETWDVKDVVTCVGGMAALLPLLERVASQPQEAEAGPAETHDLVGPELTSGHNTQGLLLPLGKSSVEVRMERNAVAAFLLMLRNFLQGHAVNQESLVQCQGPAIIGALLRKVPSWAMDMNVLMSAQLLMEQVAAEGSGPLLYLLYQHLLFNFHLWSPSDFAVRLGHIQYMSSIVREHRQKLRKKYGVQFILDALRTHYSPQREHPLAADDVHTVQTSLLGLVRELLVRSSATDDMQVVLSFLVAAGDDGQVVGALDLLLALLQGSPAQESLAIFLLEQGNLEVLLALLVQPRSLPLLPDRVCKILRKLQQNERLPERSRQRLRLREYSLQGLIACLPEGAASPQLCQGLYKLFLGADCVNLSDLLAVVQLSLQADLSVRLDVCRQLFHLIYGQPDIVRLLARQAGWQDVLTRLYVLEATTVASPLPFSPEPALCKPPTESPETSDVFLPSETPSPDPDTFYHALSPFCIPFDLGLERASVGSCNTAGGGGGSGSGTLTPASQPGTPSPLDGPRPFPVAHGRHSSSLSNVLEDGSLPEPTTSGDDASNASNPQQTSEEELCNLLTNVLFSVTWRGVEGSDEAAWRERGQVFSVLTQLGASATLVRPPDCIKRSLLEMMLESALTDIKEAPVGVLASLTQQALWLLRLLQDFLCAEGHGNQELWSEKLFEGVCSLLDRLGAWPHLANGTADLREMAQIGLRLVLGYILLEDPQLHAQAYVKLHSLLQTTVPMRREEACYVLSKLEAALARALNTSPSKTTTQDKESPSAAAAATERCSWLVPLVRTLLDRAYGPLGLQWGLPSLPPTNGSPTFFEDFQAFCATPEWRHFIDKQVQPTMSQFEMDTYAKSHDLMSGFWNACYDTLMSSGQRRQRERTQGRRAFQELVLEPAQRRVRLEGLRYGAAVKQQAAQQSTALLHWGALWRQLSSPCGAWALRDPPVPRWKLSSAETYSRMRLKLVPNHHFNPHLEASALRDNLGEGPLTPTEEASLPLAVTKEAKVSTLPEELQEDQLSEEELAALEKAMQAVELDEQHEKLVLSAECQLVTVVAVIPGLLEITTQHVYFYDGSAERVETEEGIGHDFRRPLTQLREVHLRRFNLRRSALELFFIDQANYFLNFPCKVGGAIASSPCQAPRPQPYPIPPHTQVRNQMYSLLLRLRPPAQGYLSSRSPQEMLRASGLTQKWVQREISNFEYLMQLNTIAGRTYNDLSQYPVFPWVLQDYVSPTLDLSNPAVFRDLSKPIGVVNPKHAQLVREKYESFEDPAGTIDKFHYGTHYSNAAGVMHYLIRVEPFTSLHVQLQSGRFDCSDRQFHSVAAAWQARLESPADVKELIPEFFYFPDFLENQNGFDLGCLQLTNEKVGDVVLPPWASSPEDFIQQHRQALESEYVSAHLHEWIDLIFGYKQRGPAAEEALNVFYYCTYEGAVDLDHVVDERERKALEGIISNFGQTPCQLLKEPHPARLSAEEAAQRLARLDTNSPSIFQHLDQLKAFFAEVISEGVPLVLAVVPHRQSHSFTIQGSSDLLVTVSASGLLGIHNWLPYDRNINNYFSFNKDPTIGNPKMQRLLSGPWVPESGVSGQALAVAPDAKLLFSGGHWDGSLRVTALPRGKLLKQLNRHLDVVTCLALDTCGIYLISGSRDTTCMVWRLLQEGGLSVGLASKPVQVLYGHEAAVSCVAINTELDMAVSGSEDGTVIIHTVRRGQFVAALRPPGATLPGPVFHLALGSEGHIVVQSSARERVGAQVTYSLHLYSVNGKLRASLPLVEQPTALAVTEDFVLLGTAQCALHILHLNKLLPAAPPLPMKVPIRSVAVTKERSHVLVGLEDGKLIVVGAGQPSEARSSQFARKLWRSSRRISQVSSGETEYNPGEAR; encoded by the exons aAGGACCTGGGCTACTTGCAGCAGTGGCTAAAGGCCTTTGTGGGTGCCTTCGAGAAAAGCATCTCCCTGTCCTCTCTGGAGCCACGCAG ACCAGATGAGGCGGGCGCAGAGGTGCCGCTGCTGCCACCAGACGCACTGCATGTGCTGGCAGAGCAGCTGGACGAGGGGGACCTGGAGCAAGCCCTGGTGCTGCTTAAGCTCTTCATCATTCTCTGCAG GAACCCAGAGAACGTGGAGGCGGGCTGGGGCCAGGTGTTGGTGCCCCGGGTGCTGGCTTTGCTGAGGAAGCTGTCAACCGAG CTGAAAGGAGCCCCAGGATCGCAGGAGGGCCAGGGGCCGCAGCTGGAGAGCGTGGCCCTGCACGCCCTGCTCCTCTGCGAGGGCCTCTTTGACCCCTACCAGACCTGGCGGCGCCAGCACAGTGG ggaagtCATCAGTTCCAGGGAGAAGAGCAAATACAAGTTCCCTCCGGCTGCTTTGCCCAGTGAATTTGGAGCCTTCTTCCAAG AGAGCCTGCAGGATGCAGATGGCTTGCCTCCCATGCTGCTGTTGCGTCTCGTCCATCTCTTTGGTGCTGTCCTTGCGGGAGGGAAG GAGAACGGGCAGATGGCTGTGAGCGCTGGCTCTGTGCAGGGCCTGTTGGGTGTGGTACGGGGCTGGGACCATGGGCCAGCCCAGGACCCCCGCCTAGTGCCCCTGGCGCTGGAGGCACTCGTGGGGGCAGTACATGTCCTGCATGCCAGCCGCACACCCCCTCGTGGGCCAGAGCTCCGCACCCTGCTTGAGGGCTACTTCCGCATCCTTAATGCCGACTGGCCAGCGGGCCCAAGCCCAGGCCCTGAAGAGGCCCTTGTCACCCTACGGGTCAGCATGCTCG ACGCCATCCCCAGGATGCTGGTATGTGAGGACCGGCCGGTGCTACAGGCCACCTTCCTCAGCAACAATTGCTTCGAACACCTGACTCGCCTCATCCAGAACAGCAAG cTGTACCTGCAGGCCCGGGCGCCCCCTGAGGGGGACAGTGACCTGGCTACCCGGTTACTGACCGAGCCCGATGTCCAGAAG GTATTGGACCAGGACACAGATGCCATTGCAGTGCACGTGGTCAGGGTCCTGACCTGCATCATGAGCGGCTCCCCCTCAGCCAAG GAGGTGTTTAAAGAGCGCATCGGCTTCCCTCACCTGCACGAGGTTCTGCAGAGCCACGGTCCCCCCACGCACCGGCTGCTACAGGAGCTACTCAACATG GCTGTGGAGGGCGACCACAGCGTATGTCCGCCGCCACCAATCCTCAACGAGCAGCCGGTACTGATGCTGATGCAGTGGCTGCCGGCGCTGCCCACGGCGGAGCTGCGGCTCTTCCTCGCACAACGCCTTCGGTGGCTCTGTGACAGCTGCCCTGCCAGCAGGGCCACGTGCGTGCAGGCAGGCCTGGTGGGCCACCTGCTGGAGACACTCGGCGCGGGGGCAGCCTTGGGGGCCCACTGCCAGGAGCAGCTGTTGGCATTGCTGCAAGCGCTGGGCCGCGTGTCTCTAAGGCCCCTGGAGCTGCGCTGCCTGCTACGCGCCCCCGCAGGACTGGACTCCGGGCCGGCTGGGGCCGAGGCCGGGAACGCCAGACACGCCGGTGCCGTCATCCGCGCGTTATCGGGCATGGCCCGGCACCAGGGCGGCGCGCGCGCCCTACACTACTTCGACCTGACGCCCGGCATGGCGGGTATCATGGTGCCGCCCGTGCAGCGATGGCCGGGACCCGGCTTCACCTTCCACGCCTGGCTCTGTCTGCACCCCGTGGCCGCGGCCCCTGGCCCGGCCCCCTCCCGGCCACCCCAGCGAAAGCAGCTGTACAG CTTCTTCACCAGCAGCGGCTCGGGGTTTGAGGCCTTCTTCACAGCAGCCGGGACGCTCGTGGTGGCCGTGTGTACCCGGAAGGAGTACTTGACCATGAGCCTGCCTGAGGTGTCCTTTGCCGACTCTGCCTGG CACTGTGTGGCCATCGTCCATGTGCCTGGGCGCCGGCCCTTCAGCCAAAACCTGGTCCACGTCTACAAAGATGGCCAGCTGGTCCAGACAGCGCCCCTTCGCTGCCCCTCTCTCAGTGAG CCTTTCTCCTCCTGCTGCATCGGCTCCGCTGGGCACCGCACAACGACCACCACCACGGGGCCACCCACGCCACCGGTCCCTGCTGCCCTGGCTCACGCGCATCCCTCCTTTTCCCGCTCCCAGTCAGTCCCAGCCACCGCAGGGCTTGGCTGGGGGTCTGGACTGGTGGCCCCCCTGCAGGAGGGCACCATCAGCTCCACCCTTGCAGGCACACAGGACACTCGGTGGGGCAGCCCCACATCCCTGGAGGGGGAGCTAGGGACCATAGTCATCTTCCATGAAGCGCTGCCGCCAGCGGCCCTGCGGGCCCTGTTCACCTTGG ggcCCAATGAGGTGGCACCCTTCAAGCCCGAGAGTGAGCTGCATGAGCTTAGCACCAAGCTGCTCCTCCATTACTCACCTCAG gcctgtAGGAATAACATCTGCCTGGACCTGTCCCCTGGCCATGGGCTGGATGGCCGCCTGACGGGCCACAGGGTGGAGACCTGGGACgtgaag GACGTGGTGACTTGTGTGGGAGGCATGGCTGCCCTGTTGCCCCTGCTGGAGCGAGTGGCCTCACAGCCCCAAGAGGCCGAGGCAGGTCCAGCCGAGACACATGACCTTGTGGGGCCTGAACTGACCTCTGGCCACAATacccagggcctgcttctcccactgggCAAGTCCTCAG TAGAGGTGCGCATGGAGAGGAATGCCGTGGCTGCCTTTCTGCTGATGCTGCGGAACTTCCTGCAGGGCCATGCTGTGAACCAGGAGAGCCTGGTGCAGTGCCAGGGGCCTGCCATCATTGGGGCCCTCCTGCGTAAG GTTCCCAGCTGGGCCATGGACATGAACGTGCTCATGTCTGCCCAGCTGCTGATGGAGCAGGTGGCAGCAGAGGGCAGTGGGCCCCTCCTGTACCTGCTCTACCAGCATTTGCTCTTCAACTTCCACCTCTGGAGCCCCAGTGACTTTGCCGTGCGCCTTG GCCACATCCAGTACATGTCTAGCATAGTCCGGGAACACAGACAGAAGCTGCGGAAGAAGTATGGGGTTCAGTTCATCCTGGATGCGCTGCGCACCCACTACAG CCCACAGCGGGAGCACCCCCTAGCGGCTGACGATGTGCACACCGTGCAGACCTCACTCCTTGGCCTGGTGCGGGAGTTGCTGGTTCGGAGCTCTGCCACTGATGACATGCAGGTTGTGCTTAGCTTTCTGGTGGCTGCAGGTGATGATGGCCAG GTGGTGGGTGCTCTGGACCTGCTACTGGCACTGCTGCAGGGCTCACCAGCACAGGAGTCTCTGGCCATCTTCCTGTTGGAGCAAGGGAACCTGGAGGTCTTGCTGGCTCTGCTAGTGCAGCCGAGGTCACTGCCCCTGCTGCCCGACCGAGTCTGCAAG atcCTGCGCAAACTGCAGCAGAATGAGCGCTTACCTGAGCGGAGCCGTCAGCGGCTTCGGCTGCGAGAATACAGTCTCCAGGGTCTCATTGCCTGCCTGCCAGAGGGGGCTGCCTCCCCCCAGCTCTGCCAGGGCCTCTACAAGCTGTTCCTGGGGGCAG ATTGCGTGAACCTCTCTGATCTCTTGGCCGTGGTGCAGCTATCCCTCCAAGCCGACCTCAGCGTCCGCCTGGACGTTTGTCGCCAG CTCTTCCACCTCATCTATGGACAGCCAGACATAGTGCGGCTGCTGGCCCGACAGGCTGGCTGGCAGGATGTGCTGACCCGGCTGTACGTCCTGGAGGCCACCACAGTTGCCAgtcccctgcccttctccccagaGCCAGCCCTATGCAAGCCACCCACCGAGTCACCTGAGACTTCGGATGTCTTCTTGCCCTCAGAGacccccagccctgaccctgACACCTTTTATCACGCTCTCTCCCCATTTTGTATACCCTTTGACCTGGGCCTGGAACGGGCCAGCGTGGGTTCATGCAACACTGCCGGCGGGGGTGGTGGCAGCGGCAGTGGGACTCTtactccagccagccagcctggcACACCGTCCCCGCTGGACGGGCCCCGGCCCTTCCCTGTTGCCCACGGCCGCCATAGCTCCAGTCTCTCCAATGTGCTGGAGGATGGCAGCCTCCCGGAGCCCACCACCAGTGGGGATGATGCCTCAAATGCCAGCAACCCTCAG CAAACCTCTGAGGAGGAGTTGTGCAACCTGCTCACCAACGTGCTGTTCTCGGTGACATGGCGTGGTGTGGAAGGCAGTGATGAGGCCGCCTGGCGGGAGCGCGGCCAGGTGTTCTCGGTGCTCACCCAGCTGGGGGCCTCTGCTACGCTTGTGCGGCCACCGGACTGCATCAAGCGCAG cctcctggagATGATGCTTGAATCAGCCCTGACCGACATCAAAGAGGCCCCCGTTGGAGTCCTGGCCAGCCTTACCCAGCAGGCGCTTTGGCTGCTGCGCCTGCTGCAGGACTTCCTGTGCGCAGAGGGCCACGGTAACCAGGAGCTGTGGAGTGAGAAG CTCTTTGAAGGAGTGTGCAGCCTGCTTGACCGCCTGGGagcctggcctcacctggccaaTGGCACAGCGGATCTCCGAGAGATGGCACAGATTGGCCTGCGCCTAGTGCTTGGCTACATCCTGCTGGAGGACCCACAG CTGCACGCCCAGGCCTATGTGAAGCTGCACTCACTGCTGCAGACCACAGTGCCCATGCGGCGGGAAGAGGCCTGCTATGTGCTGTCTAAGCTGGAAGCGGCCCTGGCGCGGGCGCTGAACACCTCCCCCTCAAAAACGACCACCCAGGACAAGGAGTCCCCAAGTGCAGCTGCTGCTGCCACTGAACGCTGCTCGTGGCTGGTACCTCTGGTGCGGACGCTGCTGGACCGTGCCTATGGGCCGCTGGGGCTCCAGTGGGGACTGCCTTCCCTGCCACCCACCAACGGTAGCCCCACCTTCTTTGAGGACTTCCAGGCCTTTTGTGCCACACCTGAATGGCGCCACTTCATCGATAAGCAG GTACAACCCACCATGTCGCAGTTCGAGATGGACACGTACGCGAAGAGCCACGACCTCATGTCGGGCTTCTGGAACGCCTGCTACGACACGCTCATGAGTAGTGGACAGCGGCGCCAGCGGGAGCGGACACAGGGCCGCCGGGCCTTCCAG gagctgGTGCTGGAACCCGCGCAGAGGCGGGTGCGCCTGGAAGGGCTGCGCTACGGGGCCGCGGTGAAGCAGCAGGCAGCGCAGCAGTCCACCGCCCTGCTGCACTGGGGGGCGCTGTGGCGGCAGCTCTCCAGCCCCTGTGGGGCCTGGGCCCTGAg GGACCCACCTGTTCCGCGCTGGAAGCTGTCCAGCGCCGAGACGTACTCGCGCATGCGTCTGAAGCTAGTGCCCAACCACCACTTCAACCCGCACCTGGAAGCCAGCGCTCTGCGGGACAACCTGG GTGAGGGCCCCCTGACACCTACAGAGGAGGCCTCGCTGCCTCTAGCGGTGACCAAGGAGGCCAAAGTCAGCACTCTACCCGAGGAGCTGCAGGAAGACCAGCTGAGCGAGGAAGAGCTGGCTGCGCTAGAGAAAGC GATGCAGGCAGTGGAACTGGATGAGCAACATGAGAAGCTGGTGCTTTCAGCCGAGTGTCAGCTGGTCACGGTGGTGGCTGTGATCCCAGGGCTGCTGGAGATCACCACACAGCACGTGTACTTCTATGATGGCAGCGCCGAGCGTGTGGAAACGGAGGAGG GCATCGGCCACGACTTCCGGCGCCCGCTCACGCAGCTGCGAGAGGTCCACCTGCGCCGCTTCAACCTGCGCCGCTCAGCACTCGAGCTCTTCTTCATTGATCAAGCCAACTACTTCCTCAACTTCCCGTGCAAGGTGGGCGGGGCCATAGCCTCGTCTCCttgccaggcccccaggccccaaccctaccccatcccaccccacaccCAGGTACGGAACCAGATGTATTCGTTGCTCCTGCGCCTACGACCCCCGGCCCAAGGCTACCTAAGCAGCCGCTCCCCCCAGGAGATGCTGCGTGCCTCCGGCCTCACCCAG aAATGGGTACAGCGTGAGATTTCCAACTTCGAGTACTTGATGCAACTCAACACCATTGCGGGGCGGACCTACAATGACCTGTCTCAGTACCCTGTG TTCCCCTGGGTCCTGCAGGACTACGTGTCCCCAACTTTGGACCTCAGCAACCCGGCCGTCTTCCGCGACCTGTCCAAGCCCATCGGTGTGGTGAATCCCAAGCACGCCCAACTCGTGAGGGAGAA GTACGAGAGCTTCGAGGACCCAGCGGGCACCATTGACAAGTTCCACTATGGCACCCACTATTCCAACGCCGCAGGCGTGATGCACTACCTCATCCGCGTGGAACCCTTCACCTCCCTGCATGTCCAGCTGCAGAGTGGCCG CTTTGACTGCTCCGACCGACAGTTCCACTCAGTGGCAGCAGCCTGGCAGGCCCGCCTGGAGAGCCCTGCTGATGTGAAGGAGCTCATCCCAGAGTTCTTCTACTTCCCCGACTTCCTGGAAAACCAGAATG GCTTCGACTTGGGCTGCCTCCAGCTGACCAACGAGAAGGTGGGCGACGTGGTGCTGCCTCCGTGGGCCAGCTCTCCTGAGGACTTCATCCAGCAGCACCGCCAGGCTCTG gagtcAGAGTATGTGTCTGCCCACCTGCATGAGTGGATTGACCTCATCTTTGGCTACAAGCAGCGGGGCCCAGCTGCGGAAGAAGCCCTCAACGTCTTCTATTACTGCACCTATGAGG GGGCCGTGGACCTGGACCACGTGGTGGATGAGCGGGAACGGAAGGCTCTGGAGGGCATCATCAGTAATTTCGGGCAGACTCCCTGTCAGCTGCTAAAG GAGCCACATCCAGCTCGGCTGTCAGCCGAGGAAGCAGCCCAACGCCTTGCACGTCTGGACACTAACTCGCCTAGCATCTTCCAACACCTGGACCAGCTCAAGGCCTTCTTTGCAGAG GTCATCAGTGAAGGCGTGCCCCTGGTGCTGGCCGTGGTCCCCCACCGGCAGTCCCACTCTTTCACCATCCAGGGCTCCTCAGATCTGTTG GTGACTGTGAGTGCCAGTGGGCTGCTGGGCATCCACAACTGGTTGCCCTATGACCGTAACATAAACAACTACTTCAGCTTcaacaaagaccccaccatagGCAACCCCAA GATGCAACGACTGCTGAGTGGCCCGTGGGTGCCGGAAAGTGGCGTGAGTGGGCAAGCCCTGGCAGTGGCCCCCGACGCAAAGCTGCTGTTCAGTGGTGGCCACTGGGATGGCAGCCTGCGAGTGACTGCACTGCCCCGGGGCAAGCTGTTGAAGCAACTCAACCGTCACCTTG ACGTGGTGACCTGCCTTGCACTGGACACCTGTGGCATCTACCTCATCTCAGGCTCCCGGGACACCACGTGCATGGTGTGGCGGCTCCTGCAGGAG ggtggcCTCTCTGTGGGACTGGCGTCAAAGCCCGTGCAGGTCCTCTATGGGCATGAGGCTGCAGTAAGCTGTGTGGCCATCAACACTGAACTCGACATGGCTGTATCGGGATCtgag GATGGAACTGTGATCATCCACACTGTACGCCGTGGCCAGTTTGTGGCAGCACTACGGCCCCCGGGGGCCACATTACCCGGACCCGTGTTCCATCTGGCGCTGGGGTCTGAGGGCCACATTGTGGTACAGAGCTCGGCGCGGGAGCGTGTGGGGGCTCAG GTCACCTACTCCTTGCACCTGTACTCCGTGAATGGGAAGTTACGGGCTTCACTGCCCCTGGTAGAGCAGCCCACAGCCCTGGCGGTGACAGAGGACTTTGTTCTGCTGGGCACAGCCCAGTGTGCCCTGCACATCCTCCACCTGAACAA ACTGCTCCCGGCGGCGCCCCCCCTTCCCATGAAGGTGCCCATCCGCAGCGTGGCAGTGACCAAGGAGCGCAGCCACGTGCTCGTGGGCCTGGAGGACGGCAAGCTGATTGTCGTGGGCGCGGGGCAGCCCTCCGAG GCGCGCAGCAGCCAGTTCGCGCGGAAGCTGTGGCGGTCCTCCAGGCGCATCTCGCAGGTGTCCTCGGGGGAGACGGAGTACAACCCGGGAGAGGCGCGCTGA